The nucleotide window TAATACTGAGGTGGCCTTGGTGTAAGGATGTGGAGGAAGGAAGCTCCTAACTGAAGGCCCTTGGAGGAGAATCGTAAATATTGAAACTTACTGAAGGAAAATTAAGACCCAGGAAGTAGGAGAGTGTTGAATATGGAAAGTGAATGTGGGGATTGATTGATGGAGAGCTTTGCATATTGTTCTGAAAAATGTGAGTTTTTATGTTTTCACAAAGCATGGACCACTTTTCCCACATCTGCATTTTATATAATATCGATGGTAATGTAGTAACCAAGACAACTCCTTTTGTTGCCTGCCATGGTTATTATTGCAGTATATCATGTGACTCCAACACTTAGCAGTATAAAACTACCATTTCATTATGCTCGTGGACTTCATGGGCAGGAATTCGGACAAAGTGTAGCAAGGACAGCTTGTCTTTGCCTCTAGTGTCTGGGGCCTCAGCTGGTAAGATTCATGGAAGGGTGGGGGCTGGGATCATCTGAAAGCTTATTGACTCACATGTTTGGCACCTGGACTGGGATGCCTCAAAGACTTGGACTGCTGACTAGGGCACTTACATGTGGCCTCTCTTTGTGGGTTGCTGTCTCATAGCATGGGGGTAGTGGTTCAGGGCTCCGAGTGCGAGTGTCGGAGTGAAAAGGTGATGTCACCTTTTATAACTGAGCCTTGGGATCACACTGTCTCATTTCCACCATATTCTATTGGTTGAAGTAGTCACAAGCCCACCTGGATTcaaggggaggggacagaggcccCATCTCTTGATAGGAGAAGTGCCAACATTTTAAACCTGCTGCATTGCTAACTGTAGTATTTCTTTAAAGTTGTGActtccggttttttttttttttttctatttttaggattGGTGGAGAGTCCTTAGCAGTTGCCCAGAATACATATGCTGTGAGCTGGTTTAAAGGCAAAGAGTTAAACCTGGTGTTTGGACTTCAACTTAGCATGGCTAGAATTGTAAGTATAATGAAAAGCCTGATGAAGCCAAATGGGAAGCAAAAGATTAAATCTTACAGTTCTCTTAAAAATCACAGGATGAAATGTATTTGTGTATGGTAAATTAGATATTAATTTTTATGGATTTCTCTAGAACACAGCATGGCATTTACCTTGAGTAAAGCATTTCTAACCTTATTTCATCTAGTAAACAGTCTAAAATGGCTGTGTACCTTCATTAGTTCAAAGAATCTGAGCATAGGGAGAGATCCTGTAAATTTTGTTGTCTAATTTCTTACCCATTTTTGGCATCCCTGCTAGAACCTCTCCACATATGGCTGTCCAGGTTCTGTTTGCAATATTTCCAGGGATTGCAAGCTTGCTCTGTGATGAAGCAGCCCACCTACTTCAATGAACTTTATGAAGCGTAACCTCACATAGCGATGAAACCTCCATTTACAAGTAGCTTTTACTGATGGCTCTGACTTTTGCTCTCTGTAGGTAAAGTTTACTTCCTCTGCTGTGCATCAGCGCTTTGCTGCTTTGTAGACAGCTCTTAAGTTCTTGGTTATGTGTGCTCATTTCCTGTGGTTGCCTGAGCCATATGACATGGATCTCAGCTCCCTTACTGTGGTGCTCATGCCTCTCTGAACTTATCTCAGTTAGCCAGTACTCCTGTTGGCATTTGGAACCTAGAAATGATCATGGTGTTTCAGGTTTGGTCTTAGAGGCTACCTAGGGGGAACAACAttataggttttgtttgtttgtttgtttgagacagggtctcactttgttgcccaagctggagtgcaacggtgcaatcttggctcattgcagcctcgacctcccaggcttaagtgattttcccacctcagcctgtagAATagtgggactacagatgtgtaccaccatgtccagctaattttgtgtagtttttatagagacaacattatgtttttattaatgCAAACTATAAGGTGTGTTGGCAGTTCCAAATCCCATTAGGTTTTTTCTCTCATGAATTCCCATGAatagagtattaaaaaaaatttttttttgccactaAAAATCAAGCTTTCAAGCTTtgatttttagtatatgtgctgccaaggTGAGCAGAAGCTTTGACTTTTAATAAGTGTCATGAAAATACAACATAGTCTCAGAGAATAAgaaattcaatataaaaatatttttatataaatacttCATCATATgagtatttctgtatttttatacatgtaggttctttctgatttttcactattataaatagtgctataGTCTAACACACTCACTATGAAAGTTCTATGCATCTCTTTTAGTCTCCTTAGGCTAAGTGGCTAGGAATGGAATTATTAAGTCAGAGTATTTGTTAGGTCATCTGAGGACTATTGAGAGGTATTTCTACATTATCATTCCAGAGACATTTACAATCACCATCTGTGGGATATGAGAGGATCCCTTTTATTGTAGCATTGATAGTACAGGCTATTATTACTTTTAGAAAATTACTTTATCACTTTGATAGGAAACAGCTAAATATTTGAATTTGTAATTCTTAGGTAAATAGTGTGGTTttccatattttctaaattttacctATAAGGATATTCCCAAAGCCTTCATTACGAGTCTTGTGCAAGTCAAGATATGTTTGTGGCAGTTTGTGAATCTAGTTGTCTAACAACTTTTTAAAGAAGGAAGTGAAATCAGTTGAGCAAGACTCAACTGACTTCATTCTGGTCACCAGGACATCAGGTTCTTTTCTGTGTCATTTTAAGTTAGCTGTAATTCATTAAGCTGCATTCTGAGGAGCCCtaagtttctctctttttctatgtatgtatattcttttgatgaTAGAGCAGATAGGATTGCTAACGGAAAATATGTAGAGTGTGGGGGAAAAACGACGGAGGCGCTCAGGATGACAGCACAGTTTTTGCTTAAGCAACTGTGAGCGCTGTAACCTAGCTCTTGATACTCTGCCCACCATCCCCCAAACCAGCTCCTACTGTAGTTTTCACATCCTCAGTTAAAGGCAACTGGGTTTTGGTCATGTTAGGTTAGACATGCCTGCCATTCATCCAAGTGGAAATGTTGAGTAGGCAGTTGCATACACAGGTATAGAATTCAGGGGAAAAATCTGGGCAAGTGATGTAAGTTCAGGAGCAAggaaaatgctatttaaaatggcaaaagtTGGTAAGATCACCAAGACTCTGGAGGTTGAAAGAAAAGAGATGATGTCAATTGACCAAGCACTGGGGCACTTCCCACGTTTGCAGGTTGGGAAGATTGAGATGGAACCAACAAAAGGGCTCCATGGGGTGGGCAGAAAGGCAAGGGGGAAACTATAGGCTGTGGTATCCCGAAACCcaagaaaagaaatcaaggtgGAGAGGATGTCAACTGTGTGAAATGCTATTGATAGGTCAGACACTACTGAAGACTGAGAAATGTACATGCCTTCAACAATATTCTCACAGCGAATACAGTAGCAAATTTCACATGGCTGTTTCTTATAAAATACTAGCTAATGACATTACTCAAATAAGCAACAAGGTAAACAGAGACCTACTGGAAGCTTTCTCTAATGCCATCAATAATATAAATTCCTCAAAGATAAGATGTTGCCTTAATAATCCTTTCATTCCAAAATACCTgttaaataactatttaaaatctctattaactatttaaaatatctattaaataaaataacatgacCTGGCTTagcaagtactcaataaatgtttgttgaaataaTGAGTTTTCAAGTAACAATAGTGAAGGAAAATTGAAAGGGTGCTGGATCTCCAGTCCCGAGCTAAGACATGAATACTAAGAAAAATGAGAAGTCCACTGAAGGTATATGGTATATGCTAATAGTTCAAGTGTCTAAACACAATCAAACTCAAAAGCTCAGGCAATAGAAAAATCATGGAGAGGTAAACCCAGGACCTCTGTGGTCATTCTGGAGGCTGCACAGGGAACAAGAGAAGCGCAAAAAAGACGGAATTTATGTCACCCCCAGCAGCCCTATAATGGAATAGCTCTTGGCCATTTTGATCATAAAATCATCTTACATGGACGCTAAATACATAAATCAGATAAAAGTTGAGCAGCGTTGGCTGAAACTGAGGTGGCTGCCTGCGATCTGGCTCACTTCACCTCCTCAAGATCTCCCTACCACTCTCATAGTCCCTAAACTGCCTCTAAGAAGCCCCTGAGATTCCCTTCTAGAAACTCAGGGCAACTTATATGCAAATATATCTATGCTCTGACCACTTCCCACCATGCCCACTGCTAACCACCTAGGGCTAGGCCCAGTCATCTCTGTTCTGGATTATTGCTATAGCTCTCTAACTGGTGCCTTTGCTTTTGCCTTGTGGTCTGTTTTGAATATAGAGTGAGTCTGCCAGTATGAGTCTATCAAAGTATCATGCCGCTTCTCTACTCAAACCCCAATGGCTTCCCATCTCACACAGAATAAAAACTGAAAGTCCTTCTGTAGCTCTCCTTCCCACCATTTCCTCACTGGGACCTCATCtcatcctctcccttcttcgTTTgcactgttccagcctctgctctCCTTGCCATTCCTTGAACTCTCCAGGCAAGCTCCTCTTGGGGCCTGTGCAgtggctgttccttctgcctggagtgCTCCTGCCTCAGGTATCCCCACAGTTCGTTTCCTGCAAGTTTATACTCCAAAGTCACTTTCAGTCGGGAGGCCTCCACTCCCAATTTTATATTCTCCTTTCCAgctttactatttttttattttttaaaagtacttgtCAATATTTAATATactagatattttacttttttttttttttttaccaaaataaGTTGGATATTTttatgcttgctttttttttagacgaagttttgctctgttgcccaggctagagtgcagtggcatgatatcagctcactgcaacctctgccacctggattcaagcgattctgctgcctcagcctcctgagtagctgggattacaggtgcccgtcaccatgtctggctaatttttgtatttttagtagagacagggtttcaccatgttggccaggctggtctcaaacttctgaccttgtgatccccccacctcggcctcccaatatgctgggattacaggcatgagccactgtgcctggccactttattctttattatattcCCAATACCTGAAACAGTGACTGGCATGTAACAGGGGCTCAGTAattgatgagtgaatgaataaatgaatgaagaatcaTCTATTATAACTTTTACTGTACTCTTTATGGACATTCAGAGGAAGATGTTTTTCCCCCAGATTTCAGTGCCAGGAAAAGTTGtgctttttctgttattggtatattttTGTCTTAGATACTCTGGATTTTATAACTCATGTTTCACTTTTGCTTTGGCTGGTAGGAAATTCTACATGTATTATGTTTTTTTTATACTAGCAGTTTCtaataaattgtctttttttttctgctgtcgTAACTATCTGTGGCTTTATCttggtttgtcaattttttcttgtGGTGTCTTTTAAGGAAATTACCTCCTGTTCAATTTGGATCCTATTATACCTACTTCTGAGCCACCTCAAATCCCTTTTTTTGAACAAAGCAGAGGTATATATGATTGAAAATGCTGTTGATTTTTTTGCCTTCTCATTTAGGGAAGTACAGTAAACATGAACCTCATGGGATGGCTGTATTCTAAGATTGAAGCTTTGTTAGGTTCTGCTGGTCACACAACCCTCGGGATCACACTTATGATTGGTGAGTGAATCCCATGTCCCACATCTCCCCTCTCCTGAAAGCTTGTCATAGGAAGTATCGtagaagggaggaaggaacacTGGAATTTGTGTCTACTTTGGTTATAGTTTCGTCTCCATGGTTCTAATGAACTCTTTGACACAACTAGAAATAGGCTATCATTTACCCCGTTTGTATATTAATTTCCACGTTCTGAAAATggatttaaaatttcttaaaatggaTAGCCTTATTCCTTGTtgtctactttattttatttttatttgtttttgagacagagtcttgctctgtcgctcaggctggagttcagtggcacgatctcggctcactgctacctctgcctcccagggtcaagcaattcttctgcctcagcctcccgagtagctgggattacaggctcctgccaccatgcctggctaatttttgtatttttagtagagacagagtttcaccatgttggccacgctggtctcgaactcctaacctcaggggatctgctcacttcggcctcccagagtgctgggattacaggcgtgagccaccgcacctgacctgtTGTCTGCTTTAATATTGTCATTTGCATCTCATATATACAAAGAGGTCATGTATGTAAAAACTTTTTGAGAACAACCTGAGAATTTATTCATACATACAAAGAGATGATGTATGGAAAAACTCTTTGAGAACAACCTGAGAATTTATTCAGGTAAGATGTTAATTAAAAGTTTAtggcagctgggcgtggtggctcacacctataatcccagaactttgggaggccgaggtgggcggatcacctgaggttgggagttctagaccagcctgaccaaaatggagaaaccccgtctctactaaaaatagaaaaattagctgggcgtggtggcacatgcctgtaatcccagctacttgggaggctgaggcaggagaattgcttgaacctgggaggcagaggttgaggtgagctgagatcacaccattgcactccagcctgggcaacaagagcaaaactctgtctcaaaacaaacaaacaaacaaaaaaacaaccaaccaaccaaacaaacaaaacatccaTAGCATAAGGGATAATTGTTTCCTTTTAATCAAATACTGACCTTTTCAGTCAGTGTGCCTGGAAAGCTTAGATTTTATGGAAGTTTGATGTGATATGATATGGTTGAAAAACCACTAAGTTGGGAGTCAGGAGCCCTGGCTCTAATGCTAGCTCTAACTAGTTCTGTCATCTTGGATAAGAAAGTTaaccttctgtgcctcagttttcttttctgtataattACAGTTGTTTCAACAAGACTATATAGGTCACTACTGTCCGTAAATTGTCTTAGCCATTGCTCCATGGTGCTAGTTGCTGAGTGGGTCACTGGGAAGGGCACGAGGCCTTCTGGGTTTACcacttttgctttttctctgGGCAGGCAGTTTGTCTAACTGAACCCTGTGGTGTGCATTTGGCTGTTTGCAGGGCTCTAGAGAGACCTGTGTGATGATAGGGTGAAAGCTCTGTGCCCAAGATGTGCACATCTTTTATTCCCTTTTTCCCCAGtttttaaattgacacataattatacatatttatgggtacaATTTGATGTTTCCATACATAGATACATTGTATAACAATCAAATCAGAGTATGTAGCATGTCCATCACCTCATGCATCTATCACTTTTTTGTAGTGACGACACTCAAAaccctccttctagctattttttaatgtataatccCTTACTGTTAACCGTAGTCATCctgctgtgcaatagaacactagaatttactcctcctaactgtaactttgtacccctTGATTAATCTCTTCCTGTCCTCCTTTCTCCAATCTCCTCCCCAGTCTCTAGTTAAACCACTGATCTACTCACTACTTCTGTAagatcaggtttttttttaatatgtatatttttttattcCACATATGAATAGTACTTATCTTTCTGTGTTTTATTCCTTATAATTCCTTGATCCATAAAGCCTAGTAAAAACAAGACAGTGGAGTGGTAATCCTAAACAGGCAAGCATATTTAAAGATTCTTTCAAACTCTCCCTCTCAAATCCTTTGCCTTACTTAAAACCTCCTTTTTACTCTTAAATGCTTCTTAGCATTCCATCTAATTTCCTCCACAATGGGGAATTTTAGAGTAAGACTTAGAGCCAGAAAAGACCTGTGCCATCATCAGGTCAAATCCTCTTATTTAAAACTGGGGAAACTGAATCCAAGAGAGCTTATGTTCCATGTCCAAGGTGATTCAGCTCATTAGAGCTCATGTCTACTGATGCTCATTTCAGCGAATTTTCAACCGGGCTGTAGTAGGGCAGCCAGTTaaagattcatttattttattgagcTTCTTTTGAAAATTCTTCCTGAGAAGTGTATTGTTATTCACTCTTTATCCTGATTTTCTGTAGTGATATGAGATTGGTATTAGAGAGAAATGCTGATCTCACAGGAAAGAGCTTGAGAGTATTGTGCTTTGGGAGGATGGGGCACTTGGTCTGCCAGAGGGCAGGAGCGAAGGCCGTGGACTCTGGGAAAACATCGGAAGGAAGAGAGGTAGTTAAAGAGCCTAACTTGGCTTCATCATTTTTTCCCTGGTTTCCATTGACAATTGGTGCTTAggctgaatgaagaaatgaagactaAATCAGTAGCTGCTCATCAGTTTTCTTCAGTCTGTGTTCTGCATTACAGGACTAGACTAGTTTTTTCTAGtcttttccttttaatctttAACTTTGAACTGTGAAATAATGCAATAAAAGCTACTACTGTTTGCTGAGTATTTGACTGTACTCTTCCTCTTTTGTCCCGATTTAGTAATTGCAGATTTTTCTCGTGTCTTTATGTGACATCCCTTTCAGTTGCTGTTTTCTGCTGTTATGTAACGTACTTCTCTTTAGGAACCTTCTGTTTGGTTCTCTTTTCaaagtctgtttttctttttttttatttaggggGTATAACGTGTATTCTTTCACTAATCTGTGCCTTGGCTCTTGCCTACTTGGATCAGAGAGCAGAGAGAATCCTTCATAAAGAACAAGGAAAAACAGGTAAGTCTAAATGAAAGAATGGGAGTTAGGGAAATTATGGCCTTTGTGAGATTTTACAATGAGATCTAAGTTCCTAATGAAGTGTTGTAAAACCTGGTGGAGCTTAagacatgatttttattttttatttccaaattgatttccatttttctaaatttttagatgtattttcttttccccttaaATCTTTTGGGAGAATTTACATTCTCGATTGTATATTTGCAAAATGGTTATTCTTGGAAAGGAGCAGGGAAGGTAGATGCCAGTCTTAGGTTTCGCTTTTTCTTATATCTTTGTAAGTTATCCCAGAAATGATGTTGTATAATTTactagaaaagtattttttttaaattgaattgcaAAGATTAATcgcaagattttaaaaaataatcttgacTATAGATGAAAGCTCCTTAGGTATGCAAAATTATGCTGATAGTgtcctccctttcttttctaaGGTGAAGTTATTAAATTAACTGATGTGAAGGACTTCTCCTTACCCCTGTGGCTCCTATTTATCATCTGTGTCTGCTATTATGTTGCTGTGTTCCCTTTTATTGGACTTGGGAAGTGAGTATTCTCTATGTTTCCATTATTTCTTGTCTAAATTATCATGAGAGTTCAATCACATAAATGTAGTTTTTAAAGCAGTAAATCTTGCTTCTCTGgttatagtttatattttcacAGGAATTACTTTAGATCCTGggatatacattttcttttagctTAAGGTTTAGTATtggttttgtacttttattattcttttgaagAAATACCTGTATTACTCcactctcatgctgctaataaaaaacTGCCCGAGATTGGGTAATGtacaaaggaaaaaggtttaattgactcacagttccatagggctgggaaggcctcaggaaacttataaccatggcagaaagggaagcaaacatatccttcttcacatgatggcaggagagagaaatgagtgccagcaggggaaatgccagctGCTTGTAAAATCATCAAATCtcgggagaactcactcactatcacgagaacagcttgggggaaaccactcccatgattcaattaccttctacAGGGTCGCTTCcatgacaggtggggattatagggattacaattcaagatgagctttggatggggacacagccaaaccatttcaaTACTTAATAATTTTTGATTCATAATATTGATTTGTTTTAATAGTTGATTTTAGACTAGTATTCTTTTTCATTCCCTCTTTATTCCTTGGTTAGAAAGGCTCTTACTGAGAATGGAGACTGTTTATTGGTGCACTGTGCCTGGGAACATCTCCATTTATTAGGACTGTAATTCTGCCAGACTAAAATTCTGGGTTCAAAGCAAATTCTTTGCTTTATCTTctacttctctctcctttttcatcGGTAGCTGCTTAAGCAGCGCAATGTGAGTGTGTTTGTATAGGTGTATGGTTTCTACCCTTTCAGTTCAGCTGtccttttaaataatttgagaCAAGAACCCTATTTATTATTTAGCAGAGAACCCATTCAGTACTGCTTTTAAGGAAAAGAAGCAGCCTTAGGTCCCTGTGGTAgtatatttgattttctgaaaatttGTGTGTATTCCTTGCTGTGtaccagaaaaggagaaaaataagcatCATATTTCATTTAGTCAGTAAACATTAATATAAATACTGAAGCTTTAGCAGATTGCCTGAAAGTGAATATAAATAAGGTGGGAGAATAATATCAAAGAAGCTAATTAAGCTTGCGTTATTtttattcaactttattttttgaaaacagaATAGTTCTCTCTAATATGCTaatttctctgtctttttaattttagagtttTCTTTACAGAGAAATTTGGATTTTCTTCCCAGGCAGCAAGTGCAATTaacaggtatttttaaattaattttctaagtGCCTATTGCATGTGAAGTTGTGGGTCTTTATAATCAAGTGTTATAAGAAGCAAAAAAGATGTATGTGAcctaatattttttaagtgcGAAACTGGGACTACATTGGGACTTGAATCCTGAGTGGCCATATTTAAATTAGTGGAAAACCAAAGAAGTCTTGgactgctttttatatttttttgatgAGCATTTTATAAGAATGTTAAATAAGTTAGCATTTGCTTTGCCTGATATTTTCAAGACTTTCTTGAAACTGATGTTTGACTGTGTTGCATTTCATGAAATGTCTTATGTGTTCTCTGGGCAGTGTTGTATATGTCATATCAGCTCCCATGTCCCCGGTGTTTGGGCTCCTGGTGGATAAAACAGGGAAGAACATCATCTGGGTTCTTTGCGCGGTAGCAGCCACTCTTGTGTCCCACATGATGCTGGCCTTTACAATGTGGAACCCTTGGATTGCTATGGTAACGTCTGTGTTAGCGCGTGGTGGGGTCAGGGCTTCAGCAAGGAGTCTGTCATGTTCATCTAAGTAGGCACGCTCAGCAAATTCAGATGACAAGGCCTATGATAGTGGGGAAACGACGACTTGATTccaatttctataaaataattattttttaaagtataattatgaATTATTAACATATAAGgtatcttttaatttcatttggtTTATTTAACCAGTTAACTTCAGTGCTGAAAGAGAATTTGAAATAAAGTAGCATTAAAAAGCCAGAGTGCTTATTAGTcccatttgtttttctaaaataagtgACTTAAAAGAAGGCATTCCATCATAgatggcaaaaaaacaaaaatctgttggACCAGtaactcttatttttctttgagtattTTGCTTAGTAGGTTAAAAAGTGATAATGAATTcaagtttttgttattgttcttcAAAACGTCATTTTTAAGACCCGAGGCTCTAGTGCTGCATTTCCCACCTGTTAATAAAGGAGTATCTGGAACATAAATATTTGTGCAGTGAGTGGGAATTTCTGTAGAAGTGTTTCAACAGATACAGTACAGACTCCCAGAGGCAGAGATGCTACAGCAGTGGGTTTGCATATTTAACATCTTGGTCGAGATTGCGAAACTTTCTCCAATAACTTTCTACCCATTTATAACCTTAGTAATATACAAATGTGACTTTTTTTAGTATCCTTGCTAGTATTGGGCGTTGTCATTGTTTTAatctttgccaatctgataggtaTAAGTGATACTCATTTAAATTGAAatcacaatatttcttttttaactgaaTTAAAAATCAGCATTAAATGAGGTTTACCAAGCATTCGTGGTGATTACTGGGTATTGGTGACTCAGGATGATGGACTGTTGGCATGATATTGCCTTGATTGCCTAATCTGTAACTCCTAATAAATACTGGAAAATTAGCTTGCCTGAAACATTggtaagaactttttaaaaattacctttattttcttACTTGGTCCTTGACTGCATCTTAGGCCCCAGCCAGTTATATATGCATATGATATGATGACAAATGAAAATGGTTAAGACAGCGTGTATCTTGTTGCTAGAGGGATGCTCTTAGGGCAGAgacttttttgtgtattttgaataTGAATTTTAGCCTAATCACAACAAAATTTGcttgaatatgtatatattaactaCTCTGTCACTTTTGCTAATCTGTATTAAAGGAAAATCACCTTTTGGTTAATGTAAGACCGTGACCTTTTTCTGCATTGCTTTCTATAGTGTCTTCTGGGACTCTCCTATTCATTGCTTGCCTGTGCATTGTGGCCAATGGTGGCATTTGTAGTTCCTGAACATCAGCTGGGAACTGCATATGGCTTGTAAGTATTTACGCTGTGGATCGTA belongs to Pongo pygmaeus isolate AG05252 chromosome 2, NHGRI_mPonPyg2-v2.0_pri, whole genome shotgun sequence and includes:
- the MFSD1 gene encoding major facilitator superfamily domain-containing protein 1 isoform X3, which gives rise to MQVNTTKFMLLYAWYSWPNVVLCFFGGFLIDRVFGIRWGTIIFSCFVCIGQVVFALGGIFNVFWLMEFGRFVFGIGGESLAVAQNTYAVSWFKGKELNLVFGLQLSMARIGSTVNMNLMGWLYSKIEALLGSAGHTTLGITLMIGGITCILSLICALALAYLDQRAERILHKEQGKTGEVIKLTDVKDFSLPLWLLFIICVCYYVAVFPFIGLGKVFFTEKFGFSSQAASAINSVVYVISAPMSPVFGLLVDKTGKNIIWVLCAVAATLVSHMMLAFTMWNPWIAMCLLGLSYSLLACALWPMVAFVVPEHQLGTAYGFMQSIQNLGLAIISIIAGMILDSRGYLFLEVFFIACVSLSLLSVVLLYLVNRAQGGNLNYSARQREEIKFSHTE
- the MFSD1 gene encoding major facilitator superfamily domain-containing protein 1 isoform X2 is translated as MLLVTPYPERGGRGTELDEFCRAPLLFSSYFCYDNPAALQTQVKRDMQVNTTKFMLLYAWYSWPNVVLCFFGGFLIDRVFGIRWGTIIFSCFVCIGQVVFALGGIFNVFWLMEFGRFVFGIGGESLAVAQNTYAVSWFKGKELNLVFGLQLSMARIGSTVNMNLMGWLYSKIEALLGSAGHTTLGITLMIGGITCILSLICALALAYLDQRAERILHKEQGKTGEVIKLTDVKDFSLPLWLLFIICVCYYVAVFPFIGLGKVFFTEKFGFSSQAASAINSVVYVISAPMSPVFGLLVDKTGKNIIWVLCAVAATLVSHMMLAFTMWNPWIAMCLLGLSYSLLACALWPMVAFVVPEHQLGTAYGFMQSIQNLGLAIISIIAGMILDSRGYLFLEVFFIACVSLSLLSVVLLYLVNRAQGGNLNYSARQREEIKFSHTE